A genomic stretch from Juglans microcarpa x Juglans regia isolate MS1-56 chromosome 3S, Jm3101_v1.0, whole genome shotgun sequence includes:
- the LOC121258793 gene encoding zinc finger protein CONSTANS-LIKE 15-like, protein MGSHGESVACDFCSEQLAVLYCRADSAKLCLFCDQHVHSANLLSRKHLRSQICDNCCSEPVSVRCDTDNLVLCQECDWDAHGSCSVSASHDRNPVEGFSGCPSALELASLWGIELDEKKMNPSATSIKNRTISALDDSSSWVFDKSTAGVVCFQDLIVPSENAIVGVNGCGILTMSKKQGGPSCGKRRQVMYKQLVEIFKRDLAAESPRGSGGWQGMNVEGLADLGNGRDGVDGFVGESRVALQQQQQQQQKQHQLPQAPLTALLTMDLKENNRTVDGDMLWDTHPSGHSMQIWDFKLGRLREHEETGTMEVAYDANDAGFMIKKFGELMEGTSMNNTKLLGDMYRMNCRVGRDDLAFNTLGLGPRTELQMSFVGNLYVSDAKSFFVLPLQLWGRLLSSPTFQSFPCFDVKKFCYSFTSSTAMLHAILVELRGLTKSYLDIQNNPSASQGPATSESNNRHMGRLSSGPAFGKAGGSGGSKDVPHLEQSFFMRSDSVGTAATTKADMEQLAQNRGNAMQRYKEKKKTRRYDKHIRYESRKARADTRKRVKGRFVKASETTDG, encoded by the exons ATGGGGAGTCATGGAGAGAGCGTGGCGTGCGATTTCTGCAGTGAGCAGCTTGCGGTTCTTTACTGTAGGGCCGACTCCGCCAAGCTCTGCTTGTTCTGCGACCAGCACGTGCACTCGGCGAACCTGCTGTCCCGGAAGCACCTGCGCTCCCAGATCTGCGATAACTGCTGCTCGGAGCCGGTCTCTGTCCGGTGCGACACCGACAATCTGGTGCTGTGCCAGGAGTGCGATTGGGATGCCCACGGTAGCTGTTCGGTGTCGGCCTCTCACGATCGAAACCCGGTCGAAGGGTTCTCGGGGTGCCCCTCCGCCCTCGAGCTCGCTTCCCTCTGGGGCATCGAACTCGacgagaagaagatgaatccgTCGGCGACGTCGATTAAGAACCGGACGATTAGTGCTTTGGACGACTCGTCGTCGTGGGTGTTCGATAAATCAACCGCTGGAGTGGTGTGTTTTCAGGACTTAATTGTACCCAGCGAGAACGCCATTGTCGGCGTGAATGGCTGTGGGATCTTGACGATGTCGAAGAAACAGGGTGGTCCGAGCTGTGGGAAGCGGAGGCAGGTGATGTATAAGCAGCTGGTGGAGATTTTCAAGAGGGATTTGGCGGCGGAATCGCCGAGGGGGAGTGGCGGTTGGCAGGGAATGAATGTGGAGGGACTAGCAGATTTGGGAAATGGCAGGGATGGGGTTGATGGGTTTGTGGGTGAGAGTCGTGTTGCTctacagcagcagcagcagcagcaacaaaaACAACATCAACTACCACAAGCGCCCCTTACGGCTTTGCTTACGATGGATTTGAAGGAGAACAACCGTACTGTTGATGGGGATATGTTGTGGGACACTCATCCCAGTGGTCATAGCATGCAG ATATGGGATTTTAAACTTGGACGATTGAGGGAACATGAAGAAACGGGTACAATGGAAGTTGCATATGATGCAAATGATGCAggatttatgataaaaaaatttggggAACTAATGGAGGGAACATCTATGAATAATACAAAATTGTTGGGAGATATGTACCGGATGAATTGCCGTGTTGGACGTGATGATTTGGCGTTTAAC ACCTTAGGTTTGGGACCCAGAACTGAATTACAGATGAGTTTTGTTGGGAACTTGTATGTGAGTGATGCcaaatcattttttgttttgcccCTTCAACTTTGGGGGAGATTGTTGTCCAGTCCCACTTTTCA ATCATTTCCATGTTTTGATGTGAAGAAATTTTGTTATTCT TTTACTTCTTCCACTGCAATGCTACATGCCATCCTAGTAGAGTTGAGAGGATTGACAAAATCTTACTTGGATATACAGAATAACCCATCAGCCAGCCAGGGGCCAGCAACATCTGAGAGCAACAATAGACATATGGGAAGACTGTCGTCAGGTCCAGCATTTGGTAAAGCAGGAGGTTCTGGAGGCTCTAAAGATGTCCCACATCTGGAACAATCGTTTTTTATGAGAAGTGACAGCGTGGGAACAGCAGCAACAACCAAGGCCGACATGGAGCAACTGGCACAGAATAGAGGCAATGCCATGCAACGTtacaaggagaagaagaaaactcgAAG ATATGATAAGCACATAAGGTACGAGTCAAGGAAAGCAAGAGCTGATACTAGGAAGCGAGTCAAGGGTCGATTTGTGAAGGCTAGTGAAACAACCGATGGTTAA